A window from Nothobranchius furzeri strain GRZ-AD chromosome 17, NfurGRZ-RIMD1, whole genome shotgun sequence encodes these proteins:
- the LOC139063590 gene encoding uncharacterized protein produces the protein MRRRQGELQVPEIQALPQNTGTPRGLQPERPPAPLERIAPGGHNQQPAEPREISAASPQARPPQHAEPGTQGRPPRRGPSRAQGPRPHQAATRIDQAGAKDLTPPDPGATNTQADQGTPPHTRCGRGRGDEDPYHQRRSQERGGVKGPT, from the coding sequence atgcgtaggagacagggggagctccaagtcccagagatccaggcgctgccccagaacacaggaaccccaaggggactgcaaccagaaaggcccccagcccccctcgagaggatcgccccggggggccacaaccagcagccggcagagccccgggagatatcagcggcaagcccacaggcccgccccccCCAGcatgccgagcccgggacccaggggcgaccaccccgccgaggacccagcagagcccagggacccagaccccaccaggcagccaccaggattgaccaggcaggcgccaaagatcttacaccccctgacccaggagccacgaacactcaggcagaccaaggcaccccaccccacaccaggtgtggcagggggaggggagacgaagatccatatcatcaaaggaggtcccaggagaggggaggagtcaaaggccccacctga